Proteins encoded by one window of Blautia luti:
- a CDS encoding LacI family DNA-binding transcriptional regulator has protein sequence MATLKDVAKASGLTVGTVSRVLNNRGYISDKTREKVYRVMKELDYQPNEMARSLSKQKNNIIGVILPQIEHPYFAKVLSRLEREAAKQGYRIMLFVSRNKEKREEQCIEMCKSGRVAGVVLCSGSFETEKFRGLDFPLITLERSMDEGTSSVECDNYQGGTMATQHLIDKECHKLMYIGGMSAGEDVHMPADFREVAFRDICAKTKTENVVIVTEKQMFDSMEYYEFVREKLIEHPDVDGVFASSDVIGAYVLQACYDLNIEVPGRLKIVGFDDVNIAQFTSPGLTTIHQPVEQMAEQAISAIVQIDAGKVVPTKTVFPVTLVERGTT, from the coding sequence ATGGCAACACTCAAGGATGTGGCAAAGGCATCGGGACTGACAGTAGGGACTGTTTCCAGAGTTTTGAATAATAGAGGATATATCAGCGATAAGACACGGGAAAAAGTATATCGGGTAATGAAAGAACTGGATTATCAGCCGAACGAGATGGCCAGATCCCTGTCGAAGCAGAAGAATAATATCATCGGTGTGATTCTGCCACAAATTGAACATCCTTATTTCGCCAAAGTTCTGAGCAGACTGGAACGGGAAGCTGCGAAACAGGGATATCGTATCATGCTGTTTGTTTCCAGAAATAAAGAAAAACGGGAAGAACAGTGTATCGAGATGTGTAAAAGCGGCAGAGTGGCCGGCGTAGTGCTTTGTAGCGGAAGCTTCGAAACTGAGAAGTTCAGAGGACTGGATTTCCCCCTGATCACACTGGAACGATCTATGGATGAAGGTACTTCGAGTGTAGAATGTGATAACTATCAGGGTGGAACAATGGCAACTCAGCATCTGATTGATAAAGAATGTCATAAACTGATGTATATCGGCGGAATGAGTGCAGGTGAAGACGTCCATATGCCGGCAGATTTCCGTGAAGTGGCGTTTCGTGACATCTGTGCGAAGACGAAGACAGAGAATGTTGTCATCGTGACAGAGAAGCAGATGTTTGATTCTATGGAATATTACGAATTTGTCAGGGAGAAACTGATCGAGCATCCAGATGTGGATGGTGTTTTCGCCAGCTCAGATGTGATCGGTGCCTATGTACTGCAGGCCTGTTATGATCTGAATATCGAAGTCCCGGGCAGACTGAAGATCGTAGGATTCGATGATGTGAACATTGCACAGTTTACCAGTCCCGGACTGACTACCATTCATCAGCCCGTAGAACAGATGGCGGAGCAGGCGATCTCGGCAATCGTACAGATCGACGCAGGTAAGGTAGTTCCAACCAAGACAGTATTTCCGGTTACGCTGGTGGAACGTGGAACAACCTGA